In one Neobacillus sp. CF12 genomic region, the following are encoded:
- a CDS encoding ABC transporter ATP-binding protein, with the protein MSYVELKDIRVSYDNKANILKDLNLSIEKGELVSLLGPSGCGKTTTLRVIAGLIEPNDGEFLVDTQNLTKVPVHKREFGMVFQSYALFPHLTIKENVAFGLKLRKEKKNSIEKKVKDILAITGLEELGDRYPKQLSGGQRQRVALARALVIEPKLLLLDEPLSNLDAKLRLAMRIEIKRIQRQLGITSVFVTHDQEECFSISDRVAVMNKGIIEQFDTPEEIYNNPKTEFVARFIGFENFFELTPTEDWKYKAVDGTVFLSTRNWEPGKCTGTIRPDDIEIARNTKQNENNMVSGIIKVRTFLGKSYQYEVETPIGKLLANKTDDVVYQVGDEVTLSMPSHKLIIV; encoded by the coding sequence ATGTCCTATGTTGAATTAAAAGATATTCGTGTGAGTTATGACAACAAAGCCAATATTTTAAAAGATTTAAATTTATCAATTGAAAAGGGCGAATTGGTTTCCTTGTTAGGCCCGTCAGGCTGCGGGAAAACAACCACCTTACGCGTCATTGCCGGCTTAATTGAGCCGAATGATGGTGAGTTTCTTGTTGACACGCAAAACTTAACAAAGGTGCCTGTTCATAAACGTGAATTTGGAATGGTATTCCAAAGCTATGCATTGTTTCCCCATCTAACGATTAAGGAAAATGTTGCGTTCGGCTTGAAATTACGCAAGGAAAAAAAGAATTCCATTGAAAAAAAGGTAAAAGATATTTTAGCGATTACAGGCTTAGAAGAGCTGGGTGACCGCTATCCCAAACAACTTTCAGGCGGGCAGAGACAACGTGTTGCTTTAGCGCGCGCCTTAGTCATCGAACCAAAATTATTATTATTAGATGAACCATTAAGCAACTTAGATGCTAAACTGCGCTTGGCAATGCGTATCGAAATTAAACGGATTCAAAGGCAATTAGGCATTACATCTGTGTTTGTAACGCATGATCAAGAGGAATGTTTCTCCATTTCAGACAGAGTTGCTGTTATGAATAAAGGGATCATTGAACAGTTCGACACACCTGAAGAAATTTATAATAATCCAAAGACGGAGTTCGTGGCCCGCTTTATCGGGTTTGAGAACTTCTTTGAATTAACACCAACAGAAGATTGGAAGTATAAAGCTGTGGATGGAACAGTTTTCCTAAGTACTCGCAATTGGGAGCCAGGAAAGTGTACGGGAACCATCCGTCCGGATGATATCGAGATTGCAAGAAATACTAAACAAAATGAAAATAATATGGTGTCAGGGATTATAAAAGTCCGTACGTTTCTGGGCAAGTCCTACCAATATGAAGTCGAAACACCTATTGGCAAATTACTCGCAAATAAAACAGATGATGTGGTCTATCAAGTTGGAGACGAAGTTACATTATCCATGCCATCTCACAAACTAATCATAGTTTAA
- a CDS encoding ABC transporter substrate-binding protein: MKKKLGLVSLTLVTASILAACGGGDKDASKEKQTLIISTFGLEEDKMQEDVFKPFEEKYNVDIVLETGTSSERLTKLKSNPNSTVDVIELSQSNAADGVSADLFEKIDSSKAPNMDNLIDSAKDLAADGSGPAYTLNSIGIVYNKQTAGKEIKEWDDLWDSSLKGKISIPDITTTFGPAMLYVASGHENVDITTDNGKSAFEGITDLAPNVVKTYSKSSDLANMFQSGEIAAAVVGDFAVPIITESNPDITYVVPESGTYANFNTININKNSKNKDLAYKYIDWRLSQEVQEKTAVSLNEAPTNKNVVLDEETAKNKTYGDVAERTNKVDSLFVNKNLESWINQWNRILNK, from the coding sequence ATGAAAAAGAAATTAGGTTTAGTAAGTTTAACTTTAGTAACCGCTAGTATATTGGCTGCATGCGGCGGCGGGGACAAAGATGCGAGTAAGGAAAAACAAACATTGATCATCTCAACTTTTGGTTTGGAAGAAGATAAAATGCAAGAAGATGTCTTTAAACCATTTGAAGAAAAATACAATGTGGACATTGTGTTAGAAACGGGTACGAGCTCTGAGCGTTTAACAAAATTGAAAAGCAATCCAAACTCAACGGTTGATGTGATAGAATTGTCGCAATCAAATGCGGCTGACGGTGTATCAGCAGATTTATTTGAAAAAATCGACAGCTCTAAAGCTCCAAATATGGACAACTTAATCGATAGTGCAAAAGATTTAGCTGCAGATGGTTCTGGCCCAGCCTACACGCTGAACAGTATCGGGATTGTTTATAATAAACAGACAGCAGGTAAAGAAATTAAGGAATGGGATGATCTATGGGACTCTTCTTTAAAAGGGAAAATCTCCATTCCAGACATTACTACAACATTTGGTCCAGCGATGCTATATGTAGCAAGCGGTCACGAGAATGTTGACATTACAACTGATAATGGAAAATCAGCATTTGAAGGAATCACTGATTTAGCTCCAAACGTTGTAAAAACGTATAGCAAATCTTCGGATTTAGCCAACATGTTCCAATCTGGAGAAATTGCAGCAGCTGTTGTCGGCGACTTTGCTGTTCCGATTATCACGGAATCCAATCCAGATATAACCTATGTTGTTCCGGAATCTGGAACATACGCAAACTTTAACACGATCAACATCAACAAAAACTCCAAAAATAAGGACTTGGCCTATAAATATATCGATTGGAGACTAAGCCAGGAAGTTCAGGAAAAAACGGCAGTGTCTCTTAATGAAGCTCCAACCAACAAAAATGTAGTATTAGACGAAGAGACGGCTAAAAATAAAACGTATGGTGATGTGGCTGAACGTACAAACAAAGTGGATTCATTATTTGTTAATAAAAACCTTGAATCTTGGATTAATCAATGGAATCGGATTTTAAATAAATAA